A region from the Lentimonas sp. CC4 genome encodes:
- a CDS encoding UPF0158 family protein, translating into MSTPQKTKIDELEWAFDLQPDPDFCDDTHCYISKVTGELVYSAEAATGQPCPVEDIEEHPDYIHLPDKHDLDLGQRLVWRFVGIEIPGLEQKVRKIFSRRGAYRRWKDFLDRNYLLDKWHTFENESKREALVDWCKAHGVPIEDSTAD; encoded by the coding sequence ATGAGCACCCCACAAAAAACAAAAATCGACGAATTGGAATGGGCTTTCGATTTGCAACCAGATCCCGATTTCTGCGATGACACCCATTGCTACATCTCGAAAGTGACCGGCGAGCTTGTCTACAGTGCCGAGGCAGCCACAGGCCAACCCTGCCCCGTCGAAGACATCGAGGAGCACCCCGACTACATTCACTTGCCCGACAAGCATGACCTCGATCTGGGACAACGCTTGGTATGGCGCTTTGTCGGCATAGAGATCCCCGGCCTCGAACAAAAGGTGCGTAAAATCTTCAGCCGCCGCGGCGCCTATCGCAGATGGAAAGATTTCCTAGACCGGAATTACTTGCTCGATAAATGGCATACCTTCGAGAACGAATCCAAGCGTGAAGCACTCGTTGATTGGTGCAAGGCGCATGGGGTGCCGATTGAAGATTCAACGGCAGACTAA
- a CDS encoding RHS repeat-associated core domain-containing protein, with product MGYHIQAQPFGKKAPTTYAYDAPQIVDIDRRIRAKNQPTSTYDTPSIVDTNHLPTTVKTGAPAQQQNPTSIRSQHYDSNSKQSPAYVYGPFGELIRATDSKKDDFNFRFSTKYEDAETGLLYYGFRYYDPVTGRWPSRDPIQEFGGYNIYGMVGNNHLCHTDYLGQGPWESFAQGVVQAAVAVGTAVAVSAAVVALVGTAPITVTGLVAIGVVAGVTGMIQGAQTDSVVDALGHGVTNGLIQGTVGGAGAAFSAAKVTVNSTVSVTRLATANGVVNVTAANISVAMSDSRDRPGVYVFASVTALAFSSVSFWGGDSINSVAHVMLNLDAEIIVTAGCVGGDEWRNE from the coding sequence ATGGGATATCACATACAGGCTCAACCTTTCGGAAAAAAAGCCCCAACGACTTATGCCTACGACGCCCCTCAAATCGTAGACATAGATCGACGAATACGGGCAAAAAACCAACCAACATCAACCTACGACACCCCCAGCATCGTAGACACAAACCACCTCCCGACCACAGTAAAAACGGGAGCTCCAGCGCAACAACAGAATCCAACCTCCATCCGCTCCCAGCACTACGACAGCAACAGCAAACAATCCCCCGCATACGTATACGGCCCGTTCGGTGAACTCATCAGAGCGACTGACAGTAAGAAGGACGACTTTAACTTCAGGTTCTCTACGAAATACGAAGACGCTGAAACGGGGCTGCTATATTACGGCTTTAGATATTATGATCCAGTAACGGGCAGGTGGCCATCAAGAGATCCCATTCAGGAGTTTGGAGGATACAATATATACGGGATGGTTGGCAATAATCATCTATGCCATACGGATTATCTCGGACAAGGCCCTTGGGAGTCATTCGCTCAAGGAGTTGTGCAGGCAGCAGTTGCAGTCGGAACTGCCGTAGCAGTCTCTGCAGCAGTTGTAGCACTTGTTGGCACTGCCCCAATAACCGTGACTGGACTAGTTGCTATAGGTGTTGTAGCTGGAGTGACAGGCATGATACAAGGCGCTCAGACTGATAGTGTTGTAGATGCACTGGGACATGGTGTTACTAATGGGCTGATCCAGGGGACCGTTGGTGGTGCTGGGGCAGCGTTTTCAGCAGCAAAAGTTACAGTCAACTCAACAGTGAGTGTTACGCGACTCGCTACTGCAAACGGAGTGGTTAACGTTACAGCGGCTAACATTTCTGTTGCAATGAGTGATTCAAGAGATCGGCCGGGCGTATATGTATTCGCGTCAGTGACTGCACTTGCTTTTAGTTCGGTTTCGTTCTGGGGAGGCGACTCCATAAATAGTGTCGCCCATGTTATGCTAAATTTGGATGCGGAAATAATTGTTACCGCAGGGTGCGTAGGTGGGGATGAGTGGCGCAATGAATGA
- a CDS encoding ATP-binding protein, translating to MSLIGRHAEIKELNRLLSSQEAEFLALYGRRRVGKTFLIREHFKKQMCFELTGLKDGLLKEQLTNFHHELGQRSRKQRNCPDSWQAAFQQLGSHLQTLRGSGKRVIFLDELPWLASARSRFLPALDYFWNTVLSRDPRFILVICGSAASWMIAKIIDHKGGLHNRVTARMKLEPFSLAESEQFLKSRGVKLTRYDQLTLAMATGGVPHYLKEAQPGKSAAQTIDRSCFEKTGLLRQEFDRLYASLFDHSDRHVEIVRELAKHPQGLTRSRLTKAYTTGGRLTQTLRELEEAGFISTHGQFGKKSKDTIYRVADEYSLFYMKWIERKQSTGAGSFLKKFNTPAWRAWSGYALEALAHKHIPQIKAALGIAQVDTEHCSWVHRPNKTWPTGAQVDLLLDRADHSINLIEIKFSQGPFTITKSYAAELRRKVEVFQQVTKTKKNVFLTFITSQGLTENAYATELVNESITTEVLFSEIL from the coding sequence ATGTCATTGATCGGACGCCACGCAGAAATCAAAGAACTCAACCGCTTACTCAGCAGTCAAGAAGCGGAGTTCCTCGCACTTTACGGACGGCGACGCGTAGGAAAAACCTTTCTCATTCGAGAGCACTTCAAGAAGCAGATGTGCTTTGAACTCACGGGGCTCAAAGACGGACTACTCAAAGAGCAGCTGACAAACTTCCATCACGAACTCGGGCAACGCAGCCGCAAACAACGCAATTGCCCCGACTCATGGCAGGCCGCATTTCAACAACTCGGCTCTCATCTCCAGACACTACGCGGATCTGGTAAACGGGTCATCTTCCTCGACGAACTTCCATGGCTCGCCAGCGCACGCTCACGCTTCCTCCCCGCGCTTGATTATTTCTGGAATACAGTGCTCTCCCGAGACCCACGGTTCATTCTAGTCATCTGTGGCTCAGCGGCATCGTGGATGATTGCCAAAATAATCGACCACAAAGGAGGGCTACACAACCGCGTGACAGCCCGTATGAAGCTCGAACCGTTCAGCCTGGCCGAGAGTGAACAATTCCTGAAATCGCGAGGCGTGAAGCTAACTCGATACGACCAGCTCACCCTCGCCATGGCAACGGGAGGCGTGCCCCACTACTTGAAAGAGGCTCAACCAGGCAAATCCGCGGCTCAGACCATCGACCGCAGCTGCTTCGAAAAGACCGGCTTACTACGACAAGAGTTCGACCGACTTTACGCATCGCTCTTCGACCATTCAGATCGGCATGTCGAGATTGTCCGCGAGCTGGCGAAACACCCGCAAGGTCTCACACGCTCAAGACTCACCAAAGCCTATACCACTGGCGGCCGTCTCACTCAAACCCTTCGGGAACTCGAAGAAGCAGGATTCATTAGCACCCACGGCCAATTCGGAAAGAAGAGCAAAGACACCATCTACCGGGTCGCCGACGAATACTCGCTCTTCTATATGAAATGGATCGAGCGCAAACAAAGCACCGGAGCTGGCAGCTTCCTAAAAAAGTTCAACACTCCGGCATGGCGTGCGTGGAGCGGCTACGCACTCGAAGCACTCGCACACAAACATATCCCTCAAATCAAGGCAGCACTCGGCATCGCACAAGTCGACACGGAGCATTGCAGTTGGGTGCATCGCCCCAATAAGACATGGCCCACAGGCGCTCAAGTAGACCTACTACTGGACAGAGCAGATCACAGCATCAATCTCATCGAAATCAAATTTTCACAAGGCCCCTTCACCATCACCAAAAGCTACGCAGCAGAACTGCGCCGAAAAGTAGAAGTCTTCCAACAAGTGACAAAAACAAAGAAGAATGTCTTTCTCACCTTTATCACCAGCCAAGGACTCACGGAAAACGCCTACGCCACAGAGCTCGTCAATGAGTCCATCACCACTGAAGTTCTCTTTTCTGAAATCCTATAA
- the rsgA gene encoding ribosome small subunit-dependent GTPase A, with translation MTLNDLGWNERFEAEFAEYREKGWVPARLIRDNKISYGAVLEDREEMEVALGGAVYHEAQTDADLPAVGDWVALEMGADGNEYEAVIRARLERQTCLSRKAPGKGTEEQVMAANVDVVFVVTEAGQDFNLRRMERYFTVMLRSGARPVVLLNKSDLYSDEINEMAQEALEQLNPDVEVVLTSAIESSGVDAVRSYLEPGVTIALIGSSGVGKSSLINQLIGQDWLWTGEVNGVTGKGTHTTTARELLPLKAGGMLIDNPGIREIQVWTDAKTLKESFRDFDEVAKYCKFHDCKHRSDKGCAIHAAIEDGILSRERFINYLKLDFELEKLSQRKKTRELTISRRTRRELNSKGEKYSKKPRKEKRR, from the coding sequence ATGACATTGAACGACTTAGGATGGAACGAGCGCTTTGAGGCCGAATTTGCAGAATACCGCGAAAAAGGCTGGGTGCCCGCGCGCCTGATTCGCGATAACAAAATCTCCTATGGTGCAGTCTTGGAAGATCGCGAAGAGATGGAAGTCGCCCTCGGTGGTGCAGTCTATCATGAGGCTCAAACAGATGCGGACTTGCCCGCAGTCGGTGATTGGGTCGCGTTGGAAATGGGCGCGGATGGCAATGAATATGAGGCCGTAATTCGCGCGCGCTTAGAACGTCAGACCTGCCTCTCTCGTAAGGCGCCGGGTAAAGGCACCGAAGAGCAAGTCATGGCTGCGAATGTAGACGTGGTCTTTGTGGTGACCGAGGCCGGACAGGATTTTAATCTGCGCCGCATGGAGCGTTATTTCACTGTAATGCTACGTAGCGGTGCGCGGCCTGTCGTCTTATTAAATAAGAGCGACCTGTATTCGGATGAGATCAACGAGATGGCTCAAGAGGCATTGGAGCAATTGAACCCAGACGTGGAGGTGGTGCTGACTTCCGCAATTGAGAGTTCTGGTGTCGACGCAGTGCGGAGCTACCTGGAGCCTGGTGTGACGATCGCGTTGATCGGCTCCAGTGGAGTGGGGAAGTCCTCTCTGATTAATCAACTGATTGGCCAAGACTGGCTCTGGACGGGCGAGGTGAACGGCGTGACCGGCAAGGGCACGCATACCACGACGGCGCGCGAGTTGTTGCCACTCAAGGCAGGCGGAATGTTAATCGACAACCCCGGCATTCGCGAAATTCAAGTGTGGACGGATGCGAAAACGCTGAAGGAGAGTTTCCGAGATTTCGATGAGGTGGCCAAGTATTGTAAATTCCACGACTGTAAGCACCGCTCGGATAAGGGCTGTGCCATTCACGCCGCGATCGAAGATGGTATCCTGAGCCGTGAGCGATTTATCAATTACCTCAAGCTCGACTTTGAATTGGAAAAACTGAGTCAGCGTAAAAAGACTCGCGAACTCACCATCAGTCGCCGCACCCGCCGCGAGCTCAACTCAAAGGGTGAGAAATATAGCAAGAAGCCACGTAAGGAAAAACGACGTTAG
- a CDS encoding DUF4143 domain-containing protein → MIPRSLNESLETTLKPGRVWMLFGARRVGKTRLVDDYLSTHLEQKWYKGHGEDRDLAELLEARSVSRLRQLLDGCDGFFLDEAQSVTNVGATLKLIVDLFPKLKVIVTGSSAFRLDQMLGQPLTGRRSVHYLHPVTVAEIAAWKDPLAPVGLLPDLLTYGSYPEVLQIGQPNERQSYLRQLVEDYLFQDILAFEQLRNARKLRDLTTLVAHQVGSELSLNELANSLQINKATVERYLDLLEKSFVLFRIGGFSRNLRKEVSKTMRYYFVDNGIRNAVINNFQPIEQRSDRGALWENFFVNERRRRHAYQNTGTQDYFWRTYDQQEIDLIEVGSAGSLEAFECKWQDKKHRTPGAWKKAYPETPVQFVHPKNFMDFLC, encoded by the coding sequence ATGATTCCCAGATCCCTCAACGAATCACTCGAAACGACACTCAAGCCAGGGCGTGTCTGGATGCTGTTTGGGGCACGTCGCGTAGGTAAAACTCGGCTGGTCGATGACTACTTGTCCACTCACTTAGAACAGAAATGGTATAAAGGCCATGGAGAGGATCGTGATTTGGCCGAACTATTAGAGGCTCGCTCGGTCTCTCGCCTGCGACAGCTACTCGATGGTTGCGACGGATTCTTTCTCGATGAAGCGCAATCAGTGACCAACGTAGGAGCTACACTTAAGCTGATCGTCGATCTTTTCCCAAAATTAAAAGTCATCGTTACAGGATCTTCGGCTTTTCGCCTCGACCAGATGCTCGGGCAGCCCCTCACTGGGCGTCGCTCCGTCCATTACCTACACCCGGTTACAGTCGCTGAAATCGCAGCATGGAAAGATCCCTTAGCCCCAGTGGGACTCCTGCCCGATCTGTTAACTTACGGAAGCTATCCCGAGGTGTTGCAAATCGGGCAGCCCAACGAGCGTCAATCTTACCTGCGTCAGCTGGTCGAGGATTATCTGTTTCAAGACATCCTCGCCTTTGAGCAACTCCGTAACGCACGCAAGCTACGTGACCTTACCACGCTCGTGGCTCATCAAGTGGGCAGCGAACTATCGCTCAACGAACTCGCCAATTCTTTGCAGATCAACAAAGCTACGGTCGAGCGTTACCTCGACTTACTAGAAAAGAGCTTTGTGCTCTTTCGTATCGGAGGGTTTTCTAGGAATTTGCGTAAAGAAGTCAGTAAGACCATGCGTTATTACTTTGTGGACAATGGTATTCGAAATGCCGTCATCAACAATTTCCAGCCAATCGAGCAACGATCTGATCGAGGTGCACTATGGGAGAATTTCTTCGTTAACGAGAGGCGGCGACGCCATGCCTATCAAAATACGGGCACGCAGGACTATTTTTGGCGCACCTACGATCAGCAAGAAATCGATCTCATCGAAGTCGGCTCAGCCGGCAGCCTAGAAGCCTTCGAATGTAAATGGCAGGACAAGAAGCATCGCACTCCTGGTGCATGGAAAAAAGCCTATCCAGAAACTCCCGTCCAATTCGTTCACCCAAAAAACTTCATGGACTTCCTCTGCTAG
- a CDS encoding PEP-CTERM sorting domain-containing protein (PEP-CTERM proteins occur, often in large numbers, in the proteomes of bacteria that also encode an exosortase, a predicted intramembrane cysteine proteinase. The presence of a PEP-CTERM domain at a protein's C-terminus predicts cleavage within the sorting domain, followed by covalent anchoring to some some component of the (usually Gram-negative) cell surface. Many PEP-CTERM proteins exhibit an unusual sequence composition that includes large numbers of potential glycosylation sites. Expression of one such protein has been shown restore the ability of a bacterium to form floc, a type of biofilm.) — protein MKNLIMVMVLLGAATATSNAAINLTINNSDQLSGDFQVDLGSGESQLGIAMAELNSFGLDGSSSAFMDLFVEFSPSVSSTLVEYVQQANQDPPTVFDGNEVGTITAALTGGRAINYSFTNVYTDSSTIVGDFVFTAVPEPTSYALLIGGSTLMLVMSRRRRHANV, from the coding sequence ATGAAGAATTTAATTATGGTGATGGTGCTCTTAGGAGCTGCTACTGCGACTTCGAATGCTGCAATAAATCTGACAATAAACAATTCTGATCAATTGTCTGGCGATTTTCAAGTGGACCTGGGTAGTGGGGAGAGTCAGCTCGGTATTGCCATGGCAGAGCTTAATTCTTTTGGCTTGGACGGCAGCAGTTCAGCATTCATGGATCTATTTGTGGAGTTTAGTCCGTCGGTCAGTTCGACACTCGTTGAATATGTTCAACAGGCGAACCAAGACCCCCCCACCGTATTTGATGGTAATGAAGTCGGCACTATCACTGCAGCTCTAACCGGTGGTCGTGCCATTAATTACTCTTTTACGAATGTCTACACGGATTCTTCGACGATCGTAGGTGACTTTGTTTTTACCGCGGTTCCTGAACCAACCAGCTATGCGCTGCTTATCGGAGGCAGCACTTTGATGTTAGTTATGAGTCGACGCCGGCGTCATGCCAATGTTTGA
- the ptsP gene encoding phosphoenolpyruvate--protein phosphotransferase, with protein MPEQTSKEEIILEGIAASPGVAHGTALLYLQKELDVPSYDLKPEAIDAEIERFDQAILRTREEITGVRHKVAASLGEAEARIFDAHLMVLEDNALLDEVNSELRSTNKNVESCYNKIAQRYISFFSSMEDEYLKERVTDIRDVSRRLLQNLIGMKKSNLGELAAHSIIVSEDITPSDTADMDRSKLLGFITNAGGQTSHSVIMARSMRIPAVVGLHDATKKIESGDQILVDGYDGIVVINPSEERLFKYGKLASERRKLDKIYNSVICEPSETQDGSPIGLMSNIEGAQEMDQVVAMCSNGVGLFRTEGIFLRHHGYPSESVQYEEYAAVALAAGDEPVIIRTLDIGGDKTLGDGSVQEDNSFMGFRAIRFCLENQDIFKTQLRAILRASAQGNIKIMYPMISGMGELKRANAILEEVKIDLRAENIAFNEAIEVGAMVEIPSAAAIVDILAEEADFFSIGTNDLIQYLMAVDRLNDRVAHLYEPAHPAVLRTLKHIIDEANRLGKPVSVCGEIAGDPIYASLLLGMGATSLSLTSSMLPEVKYFIRKMKMADARALVEEVLQINDPVAVVRRLEDFRIETVGKA; from the coding sequence GTGCCTGAACAAACATCCAAAGAAGAAATTATCCTAGAAGGAATTGCTGCGTCACCTGGAGTCGCACACGGCACTGCATTGCTATATCTCCAAAAGGAGCTAGATGTGCCGAGTTACGACCTCAAACCGGAGGCGATCGATGCTGAAATTGAGCGTTTTGATCAGGCGATTTTGCGGACACGAGAGGAGATCACTGGTGTTCGTCATAAGGTAGCAGCTTCTTTAGGCGAAGCGGAAGCTCGGATATTTGATGCACACTTGATGGTGCTGGAGGATAATGCGCTGTTGGACGAGGTGAACTCGGAGCTGCGTTCAACGAATAAGAACGTTGAGAGTTGTTATAATAAAATCGCGCAGCGCTATATCTCATTTTTCAGCTCGATGGAGGATGAATATTTGAAAGAGCGCGTGACTGATATTCGGGACGTATCACGCCGTCTGTTGCAGAATTTGATTGGCATGAAGAAGTCCAATCTAGGCGAGTTGGCGGCACATAGCATTATCGTTTCTGAAGATATTACGCCGTCTGACACTGCGGACATGGATCGTAGTAAGTTGCTTGGGTTCATCACCAATGCCGGCGGTCAGACGAGTCACTCTGTGATTATGGCGCGTTCGATGCGGATTCCGGCAGTGGTCGGGTTGCATGATGCGACGAAGAAGATTGAGAGCGGCGATCAGATTCTGGTCGACGGCTATGATGGGATTGTGGTGATCAATCCATCGGAGGAGCGACTGTTTAAGTATGGGAAGCTCGCAAGTGAGCGCCGTAAGCTGGATAAAATTTATAATTCGGTCATATGTGAGCCGAGTGAGACTCAGGATGGTTCGCCGATCGGTTTGATGTCTAACATCGAAGGTGCTCAGGAGATGGATCAGGTTGTGGCGATGTGCTCGAATGGTGTCGGACTTTTCCGCACTGAGGGCATCTTTTTACGGCATCATGGATATCCGTCAGAATCTGTGCAGTATGAGGAATATGCTGCGGTGGCCCTCGCTGCGGGTGATGAGCCGGTGATTATTCGCACGCTGGATATCGGTGGTGATAAGACATTGGGCGATGGTAGCGTGCAGGAGGATAATTCTTTCATGGGCTTTCGGGCGATTCGCTTTTGCCTCGAAAATCAGGATATTTTTAAGACGCAACTGCGAGCGATTCTTCGCGCCAGTGCGCAGGGCAATATCAAGATCATGTATCCTATGATCAGTGGTATGGGAGAGTTGAAGCGCGCGAATGCGATCTTAGAGGAAGTGAAGATCGACCTGCGTGCAGAGAACATCGCCTTCAATGAAGCGATCGAAGTCGGAGCGATGGTGGAGATCCCGAGTGCGGCTGCGATTGTTGATATTTTGGCGGAAGAGGCAGACTTTTTCAGTATCGGCACGAATGATTTGATACAATATTTGATGGCAGTGGATCGTTTGAATGATCGTGTCGCACATCTCTATGAGCCTGCGCACCCAGCAGTGCTGCGCACGCTGAAGCATATTATTGATGAGGCCAATCGCTTGGGGAAACCCGTGAGTGTGTGTGGTGAAATCGCTGGTGATCCGATTTATGCCAGCTTGCTGCTAGGCATGGGCGCGACTTCGTTGAGCCTGACGTCTTCGATGCTGCCTGAGGTGAAGTATTTTATACGTAAGATGAAGATGGCGGATGCACGGGCATTGGTTGAAGAAGTGCTGCAGATCAACGATCCCGTAGCAGTGGTTCGACGCTTGGAAGATTTCCGTATCGAGACAGTTGGTAAGGCGTAG
- a CDS encoding DUF1080 domain-containing protein, which translates to MIRFLPLFLVFSLLHSIRAEPEVGAALEGFNSSDWALVMADDSVPADQLVRFEDGVLSLYGNAHPKGIYRTQSAYSNYELSLQWRWPNEPGNGGVMLHCDPAVTRAAWPKCLEVQLKHGRAGNFRKNGETIEVEPDRTTTKPFIERLILDAEKPAGAWNTMRVIVRGDSVVVYLNDQLVNQGDHASASSGFIALQLELADIQFRGLTLKPLSD; encoded by the coding sequence ATGATTCGTTTTCTACCTCTATTTTTGGTTTTTAGCCTCCTTCACTCGATTCGGGCAGAGCCTGAAGTCGGCGCGGCGCTAGAGGGCTTTAACTCGAGTGATTGGGCGCTTGTTATGGCTGACGATAGCGTTCCGGCCGATCAGCTTGTGAGATTTGAGGATGGGGTCCTGAGTCTGTATGGGAATGCCCATCCAAAGGGCATTTACCGCACCCAATCTGCTTATTCGAATTATGAATTGAGTCTGCAGTGGCGCTGGCCGAATGAGCCTGGGAATGGTGGGGTCATGCTACACTGTGACCCTGCGGTTACTAGAGCTGCTTGGCCTAAATGCCTAGAGGTGCAACTGAAGCACGGCAGAGCCGGGAACTTTCGAAAGAATGGTGAAACGATCGAAGTGGAGCCTGATAGAACGACGACGAAGCCATTTATTGAGCGCCTCATTTTAGATGCTGAAAAACCAGCTGGTGCATGGAATACGATGCGGGTGATCGTTCGTGGCGATAGTGTCGTTGTTTATCTCAACGACCAATTGGTGAATCAGGGAGACCATGCCAGTGCCAGCAGTGGGTTTATTGCTCTGCAGCTCGAGTTAGCCGATATCCAGTTTCGAGGGCTTACGTTGAAGCCTTTGTCTGATTGA
- the ispE gene encoding 4-(cytidine 5'-diphospho)-2-C-methyl-D-erythritol kinase, which produces MPTKSNSSSGQLTLPSPAKVNLMLSVHGKRGDGFHALTSLVVALEFGDTLTIRPSDSADVLRCSDAAVPLGPENLVLKAAAAFRARLEREVFFEFDLDKRIPMGAGLGGGSGNAAVALRGMNELLGEPFTNEILCEIAAELGSDCPFFIEGVPAWMRGRGEVIEPLAAGLAERLRGTRLVLFRPDFGVETAWAYGRLVAGAPQTYETEAAGVARLERFVENGDLGDVLYNSFEAPVGSKYLAISTLLANLREQGVACLMSGSGSCCFALLEKEGVSAEEIGRFVRDAWGEGVFWVETSIC; this is translated from the coding sequence GTGCCTACCAAATCGAATAGTTCTTCCGGTCAGTTAACACTGCCTTCGCCAGCCAAGGTAAATCTAATGCTGTCTGTGCATGGTAAGCGAGGAGATGGTTTTCATGCGCTGACATCGCTGGTGGTGGCGTTGGAGTTTGGCGATACGCTGACGATTCGGCCGAGTGATTCGGCGGATGTGTTGCGTTGTTCGGATGCGGCGGTGCCGCTTGGGCCGGAAAATTTGGTGCTGAAGGCGGCCGCGGCGTTTAGGGCTCGGCTGGAGCGCGAGGTGTTTTTTGAATTTGATTTGGACAAGCGCATCCCGATGGGAGCTGGTCTTGGCGGCGGGAGTGGTAATGCCGCAGTGGCACTGCGGGGGATGAATGAACTTCTCGGCGAGCCGTTTACGAACGAGATACTCTGTGAGATCGCGGCCGAGCTTGGTTCGGATTGTCCGTTCTTTATCGAAGGAGTGCCTGCATGGATGCGTGGGCGTGGCGAGGTGATTGAGCCACTGGCGGCGGGGCTGGCCGAGCGCTTGCGTGGCACGCGCTTGGTGCTGTTTCGTCCGGACTTCGGTGTGGAGACGGCGTGGGCGTATGGGCGTCTTGTGGCAGGTGCTCCACAAACATATGAAACTGAGGCCGCGGGTGTGGCACGTCTGGAGCGGTTTGTTGAAAATGGGGACTTGGGAGATGTGTTGTATAACTCGTTCGAAGCTCCCGTGGGGAGTAAATATCTAGCCATTTCGACTTTGTTGGCGAACTTAAGGGAGCAGGGAGTTGCGTGCTTGATGAGCGGTAGCGGTAGTTGCTGCTTTGCTTTGTTGGAGAAAGAGGGGGTAAGTGCTGAGGAAATCGGACGATTTGTGCGCGATGCATGGGGTGAGGGCGTCTTTTGGGTTGAAACTTCTATCTGCTGA
- the pyrF gene encoding orotidine-5'-phosphate decarboxylase, giving the protein MSNQNSCKLILALDLETREEAFAMLDRLGDSLEWVKVGLQLFTAYGPDFVREIADRGYKVFLDLKLHDIPNTVAKAVKSISTLPVELLTLHGSGGGEMLEWANKARNDYAPNLNLLAVTVLTSMDEAQLRGLNVHATAEAQVKHLADISLNAGIQGLVCSSLELSPLRARFGNDPIIVTPGIRPKGSSADEQKRIMTPHAAAAAGSSYIVVGRPILNAEDPAAAAAAIRAELAL; this is encoded by the coding sequence ATGTCCAACCAGAATTCCTGCAAACTCATCCTCGCCCTCGACCTTGAAACCCGCGAAGAAGCCTTCGCCATGCTCGACCGCCTCGGCGATTCCTTAGAGTGGGTCAAAGTCGGCCTGCAACTTTTCACTGCGTATGGCCCCGACTTCGTGCGCGAAATCGCAGACCGCGGCTACAAGGTGTTTCTCGATCTCAAGCTACACGACATTCCCAACACCGTCGCGAAAGCAGTGAAAAGTATCTCCACTCTTCCAGTTGAGTTGCTCACACTTCACGGCTCTGGCGGCGGAGAAATGCTGGAATGGGCAAACAAAGCGCGTAACGACTACGCTCCCAACCTGAATTTACTGGCAGTCACCGTCCTGACATCGATGGACGAAGCACAGCTCCGCGGTCTCAACGTGCACGCCACCGCCGAAGCGCAGGTCAAGCACTTGGCCGACATCAGCCTCAACGCTGGCATCCAAGGTCTCGTCTGCTCCTCACTTGAGCTTTCACCACTACGCGCACGCTTCGGCAACGATCCGATCATCGTCACTCCCGGCATCCGCCCGAAAGGCAGCTCCGCCGATGAGCAAAAACGCATCATGACGCCACACGCCGCAGCCGCAGCCGGCTCCAGCTACATCGTCGTCGGTCGCCCGATCCTCAACGCCGAAGATCCCGCCGCAGCCGCAGCCGCCATCCGCGCCGAACTCGCACTCTAA